From a single Loigolactobacillus coryniformis subsp. coryniformis KCTC 3167 = DSM 20001 genomic region:
- the opp3b gene encoding oligopeptide ABC transporter permease has translation MRKYIVKRVLYMILTLFLIATITFFLMKLLPGTPYQNQDKMSASQIHMMNEQYGLNKPVWQQYLIYIFGMVHGDLGISFQFSSQPVSYLIATRIGPSLQLGLQAMIVGSVLGILLGAVAAIRRNTWADTLATLLAILGMSIPNFVFAVLLQYILGFKLKLFPIALWSNFSSSILPTIALAMMPLAETARFMRTEMIDVLSSDYIMLARAKGLTQSGVVWHHALRNSLIPVITLAGPLAVNLMTGSMVVENIFSIPGIGEQFVKSITTNDYPTIMGVTMVYSFMLVVVILIVDILYGIIDPRIRLSGSEVSA, from the coding sequence ATGCGTAAGTATATTGTGAAGCGGGTGCTGTATATGATCTTGACGTTATTCTTGATCGCCACCATCACCTTCTTCTTAATGAAACTCCTGCCCGGCACACCGTACCAAAATCAGGATAAAATGAGTGCGTCACAGATTCATATGATGAATGAACAGTATGGCTTGAATAAGCCAGTGTGGCAGCAATATTTGATCTATATTTTTGGGATGGTCCATGGTGATCTAGGAATTTCTTTCCAATTTTCAAGCCAGCCAGTTTCGTATTTGATTGCCACTCGGATCGGGCCATCATTACAATTAGGCCTTCAAGCAATGATCGTCGGTTCTGTTCTAGGGATTTTACTAGGAGCAGTGGCCGCAATTCGTCGAAATACGTGGGCCGATACTTTGGCGACGTTATTAGCGATTTTAGGGATGTCGATTCCTAACTTCGTCTTTGCCGTCTTGCTGCAGTATATTCTCGGCTTTAAGTTGAAATTATTCCCGATCGCATTGTGGAGTAATTTTAGCTCGAGTATTTTACCGACAATTGCCTTGGCGATGATGCCATTGGCTGAAACAGCGCGGTTTATGCGGACCGAAATGATCGATGTTTTGAGCAGCGATTATATTATGTTGGCTCGTGCCAAAGGTTTAACGCAGTCAGGGGTGGTTTGGCATCATGCGTTGCGTAATAGCTTGATTCCAGTCATCACGCTAGCTGGCCCGTTGGCAGTCAACTTGATGACTGGCTCAATGGTTGTCGAAAATATTTTCTCGATCCCAGGGATTGGGGAACAATTCGTTAAGTCGATCACGACTAACGATTATCCGACGATCATGGGTGTAACGATGGTTTATTCCTTTATGTTAGTCGTAGTAATTTTAATTGTGGATATTCTCTACGGAATTATCGATCCGCGGATCAGACTTAGTGGAAGCGAGGTTAGTGCATAA
- the opp3C gene encoding oligopeptide ABC transporter permease produces the protein MADEKMNLPKDAFEPLKADEQLNNERIAAPSLTFLQDAWRRLKKNKAAVISLWVLIIIIVLAIGSIWFSPRNPNAQNASYANLPPKIGNGFWGFDGKAKVAGTLVDSYKQAGVPKGTYYVLGTDYLGRDLLSRILFGTRISLLVAFVATFFDLVIGVAYGMFSGWYGGRVDNIMQRVLEVISSVPNLVVVILMIVVFKPGIFSISMAIAITGWITMARLVRAQTLKMKDQEFILAARTLGESTKKIALKHLLPNLSSTIIIQLMFTIPTAIFFEAFLSFIGIGISAPNASLGTLLNDGYKTFRFLPYQMWYPAAVLSIIMIAFNLLADGLRDAFDPRTRG, from the coding sequence ATGGCAGATGAAAAAATGAATTTACCTAAAGATGCCTTTGAGCCACTAAAAGCGGACGAACAGCTAAATAATGAACGAATTGCGGCACCGTCATTAACCTTCTTACAGGATGCTTGGCGCCGGCTAAAGAAAAATAAGGCTGCTGTGATCTCTTTGTGGGTCCTAATTATTATAATTGTTTTAGCCATCGGTTCGATTTGGTTCTCACCGCGTAACCCAAACGCGCAAAATGCGTCCTATGCCAATTTACCGCCTAAGATCGGTAATGGTTTCTGGGGTTTTGATGGTAAGGCGAAGGTTGCCGGGACACTTGTTGATTCCTACAAACAAGCTGGTGTTCCTAAAGGCACTTATTATGTGTTAGGTACTGATTATTTAGGCCGTGATCTATTATCCCGGATTTTATTTGGGACGCGGATCTCGTTATTGGTTGCTTTTGTTGCCACATTCTTTGATTTGGTGATCGGGGTCGCTTACGGTATGTTTTCTGGCTGGTACGGTGGCCGCGTTGATAATATCATGCAGCGGGTGCTGGAAGTTATTTCCTCCGTGCCTAACTTAGTTGTTGTTATCTTGATGATCGTCGTCTTCAAGCCAGGTATTTTCTCGATCAGTATGGCGATCGCCATCACTGGTTGGATCACCATGGCGCGCTTAGTTCGAGCGCAGACCTTGAAAATGAAGGATCAGGAATTTATTTTGGCGGCGCGTACTTTAGGCGAGTCGACTAAGAAAATTGCCTTGAAACATTTATTGCCTAACTTATCGAGTACGATCATCATTCAATTGATGTTCACGATCCCAACGGCAATCTTCTTTGAAGCCTTTCTAAGTTTTATCGGTATCGGGATCAGTGCACCAAACGCTTCGTTAGGGACGTTGTTAAATGATGGTTACAAGACCTTCCGCTTCTTACCTTATCAAATGTGGTATCCAGCGGCAGTACTGTCGATCATTATGATCGCCTTCAACTTATTAGCTGATGGTTTACGTGACGCATTCGATCCACGGACAAGGGGGTAA
- a CDS encoding ABC transporter ATP-binding protein yields the protein MDNILEVKDLAVNFGTFAGDVQAVRGVSFNLRKGETLAIVGETGSGKSVTTKAIMGLLDSNAKIKSGSIMFAGQDLLKASAHEMAEVNGNNIAEIIQDPMTSLDPTMSIGKQVSEPLRIHKSMSKEKAIARTKEVLELVGIQNAEARMKDYPHQFSGGQRQRIVIAMALVNYPKILIADEPTTALDVTIQAQILNLMKELQQKIDTSIIFITHDLGVVAGMADRVAVMYAGKIIEVGTVDEIFYDPKHPYTWGLINSMPTLDTKADRLYAIPGTPPDLLDPPKGDAFAPRNEYALKIDTEMEPPFFPITATHAAATWLLHPDAPKVTPPPEIVRRQKIYQDMVAKGLDQPNNPAVKLNTPATD from the coding sequence TTGGATAATATTTTAGAAGTTAAAGATCTAGCCGTCAATTTTGGCACCTTTGCCGGGGATGTTCAAGCAGTACGTGGCGTCAGTTTTAATCTGCGTAAAGGTGAAACTCTAGCTATTGTTGGTGAAACTGGTTCAGGTAAAAGTGTCACCACCAAGGCAATCATGGGCTTGCTGGATAGTAACGCAAAAATTAAAAGTGGATCGATCATGTTTGCTGGTCAAGACTTGTTAAAAGCATCAGCGCACGAAATGGCTGAAGTTAATGGGAATAATATTGCCGAGATCATTCAGGACCCCATGACATCGTTGGACCCAACGATGTCGATCGGTAAGCAAGTCTCGGAACCGCTACGGATTCATAAAAGTATGTCGAAGGAAAAAGCAATCGCGCGGACCAAAGAAGTTTTGGAATTGGTTGGGATTCAGAATGCTGAGGCACGGATGAAAGATTATCCACATCAGTTTTCTGGTGGGCAACGCCAGCGGATCGTAATCGCGATGGCCTTAGTTAACTATCCGAAAATTCTGATTGCTGATGAACCAACGACTGCCCTGGATGTAACGATCCAAGCTCAGATTCTGAATTTAATGAAGGAATTACAGCAAAAAATCGATACATCGATCATTTTTATCACTCATGATCTGGGTGTCGTTGCCGGAATGGCTGATCGGGTAGCAGTGATGTATGCGGGTAAGATTATTGAAGTTGGTACCGTCGATGAAATCTTTTATGATCCCAAGCATCCATACACCTGGGGCTTGATCAACTCGATGCCAACGTTAGATACTAAGGCTGATCGGCTGTACGCGATTCCTGGAACGCCTCCTGACTTACTCGATCCACCTAAGGGTGATGCTTTTGCGCCCCGAAATGAATATGCGTTAAAGATCGATACAGAAATGGAACCCCCATTTTTCCCGATTACAGCGACCCATGCGGCAGCCACTTGGCTATTGCATCCTGATGCACCGAAAGTCACACCGCCACCAGAAATCGTTCGGCGGCAGAAGATTTACCAAGATATGGTCGCTAAGGGGCTAGATCAACCAAATAATCCTGCTGTGAAATTAAATACGCCGGCAACGGACTAA
- a CDS encoding ABC transporter ATP-binding protein, whose protein sequence is MAERKKILQIKNLKQYFNIGKPDEVKAVDDVSFDIYEGETFGLVGESGSGKTTVGRSVIHLYNPTAGEIMFNGRNIRQLKSTKDQLEFRREMQMIFQDPYASLNPRMKVKDIIAEGIDIHHLAKDSQDRDAQVAHLLEVVGLNADHSTRYPYEFSGGQRQRIGIARALAVQPKFIIADEPISALDVSIQAQVVNLLQDLQEQHNLTYLFIAHDLSMVKYISDRIGVIHYGRLMEIATSDEIYANPLHPYTESLLSAVPVPDPQYERSRKPIPYDAAAHEGDDKERHLVEVVPGHFVRASEDELPAYREKAEQYRAQLV, encoded by the coding sequence TTGGCTGAACGTAAGAAGATATTACAAATCAAAAATCTAAAACAATATTTTAATATTGGTAAGCCGGATGAAGTTAAAGCAGTTGACGATGTTTCGTTTGATATTTATGAAGGCGAGACGTTTGGTTTAGTCGGTGAATCAGGTTCCGGTAAAACGACTGTCGGCCGGAGTGTTATCCATTTATACAATCCCACTGCTGGTGAGATCATGTTCAACGGTCGTAATATTCGCCAATTGAAATCGACTAAAGATCAGTTGGAGTTTCGGCGCGAAATGCAGATGATCTTTCAAGATCCATACGCATCATTAAATCCGCGGATGAAGGTCAAGGATATTATTGCTGAAGGCATCGATATCCATCATTTAGCTAAGGATAGTCAAGACCGTGATGCGCAAGTTGCTCACTTATTGGAAGTTGTTGGCTTGAACGCTGATCATTCGACTCGTTACCCGTATGAATTTTCCGGTGGTCAACGGCAGCGAATCGGGATTGCCCGGGCTTTGGCCGTTCAACCAAAATTCATCATTGCGGATGAACCCATCTCAGCATTGGATGTTTCGATTCAGGCACAAGTGGTTAACTTGTTACAGGATCTACAAGAGCAGCATAATCTGACTTATTTGTTCATCGCCCATGATCTTTCGATGGTCAAATATATTTCTGATCGAATCGGCGTTATTCATTACGGTCGTTTGATGGAAATTGCTACCTCTGACGAAATTTACGCTAATCCGTTGCATCCATACACGGAAAGCTTACTTTCGGCAGTGCCGGTGCCAGATCCGCAGTATGAGCGCAGTCGGAAGCCAATTCCGTACGACGCTGCAGCTCATGAAGGCGACGATAAAGAGCGGCACTTGGTTGAAGTGGTGCCAGGACATTTTGTTCGCGCCAGTGAAGACGAATTACCAGCTTATCGTGAAAAAGCTGAGCAGTACCGCGCACAATTAGTTTAG
- the aroD gene encoding type I 3-dehydroquinate dehydratase → MLPKVTYIRRLPLGDGVPKTCVPLTATRLADVLPQLAPILAAQPDLIEWRLDYLADFTAKTALLATLKQVRQQLGEVPLLVTFRSQAEGGNAVLSSTDYQMLLQQLINSGHVDAVDIELSRGECVAALCAQARAAQVQSVVSAHFFQKTPPVDDMVALLAQMGQQGAAITKIAVMPSSAQDVLNLLQATLTATQQQTQPVITMAMGQLGQITRLAGGTFGSAVTFATVAAASAPGQLPLATLQQILPLLNGDSGKELDK, encoded by the coding sequence TTGTTGCCAAAAGTAACTTATATCCGCCGGTTACCGCTCGGGGATGGGGTTCCGAAGACGTGCGTGCCGTTGACCGCGACTAGATTAGCTGATGTGTTGCCGCAATTGGCGCCAATATTAGCAGCGCAACCAGATTTGATTGAGTGGCGCTTGGATTATTTAGCTGATTTTACAGCGAAGACAGCATTGCTTGCAACTTTGAAACAAGTGCGTCAGCAGTTGGGTGAAGTCCCATTATTAGTGACTTTTCGTAGTCAGGCCGAGGGCGGTAATGCAGTCTTAAGTTCAACTGATTATCAGATGTTATTGCAACAGTTGATCAATAGTGGGCACGTCGATGCTGTGGATATTGAATTAAGCCGTGGTGAGTGCGTTGCGGCTCTGTGTGCACAGGCACGTGCCGCTCAGGTGCAGTCGGTAGTCAGTGCCCACTTCTTCCAAAAAACGCCGCCAGTTGACGATATGGTGGCATTATTAGCGCAAATGGGGCAGCAGGGGGCAGCGATTACTAAAATTGCGGTCATGCCAAGTTCAGCGCAGGATGTACTGAACTTATTGCAGGCGACCTTAACTGCCACTCAGCAGCAAACACAGCCGGTGATCACGATGGCGATGGGGCAGTTAGGTCAGATCACGCGGTTGGCAGGTGGTACCTTTGGTTCAGCAGTTACTTTTGCAACTGTCGCTGCCGCATCGGCACCAGGGCAGTTGCCATTAGCAACATTACAACAGATACTACCGCTTTTGAATGGCGATTCAGGAAAGGAATTAGACAAATGA
- a CDS encoding dihydroxyacetone kinase (phosphoenolpyruvate-dependent sugar phosphotransferase system; catalyzes the phosphorylation of incoming sugar substrates concomitant with their translocation across the cell membrane; IIB is phosphorylated by IIA and then transfers the phosphoryl group to the sugar; IIC forms the translocation channel), which translates to MSLGIVVVAHVPEMATGLAKLLQNIAPTVSTTAAGGNSVGAVGTSMDRIEQAFKANQATELLVFYDFGGARRNIELAAAFGDKNTYIYDTAFTEGAFTAATMLEAGQDRAAINEAIQRLVIK; encoded by the coding sequence ATGAGTTTAGGTATAGTGGTTGTCGCGCATGTACCCGAAATGGCGACTGGGTTGGCTAAGTTATTACAAAATATTGCACCAACGGTGAGTACAACAGCTGCTGGTGGTAATAGTGTTGGCGCAGTTGGTACTAGTATGGATCGTATTGAACAAGCTTTTAAAGCTAATCAAGCAACTGAGTTGTTGGTTTTTTATGATTTTGGTGGTGCGCGGCGCAATATTGAATTAGCTGCGGCGTTTGGGGATAAAAATACATATATTTATGATACTGCCTTTACCGAAGGCGCGTTTACAGCAGCAACGATGTTAGAAGCTGGGCAAGATCGTGCTGCGATTAACGAAGCGATTCAACGGTTAGTCATTAAATAG
- a CDS encoding amino acid ABC transporter ATP-binding protein, giving the protein MSAAENNRVVVTDLVKSYGSNEVLKGLNLTVKNNEVVCMIGPSGSGKSTFLRCLNKLEDPTSGKVVVDGYDISDSKTDMNKVREGIGMVFQHFNLFPNLTVLENVMLAPIELKKATKEAAAKEARSLLAEVGLAEKADAYPTSLSGGQEQRVAIARALAMHPDIMLFDEPTSALDPEMVGDVLDVMKKLAEQGMTMIVVTHEMGFAKEVADRVVFMADGHIMEEGDPQQIFDHPQNPRTQDFLRKVLNA; this is encoded by the coding sequence ATGAGCGCTGCAGAAAATAATCGTGTTGTCGTTACTGATCTAGTCAAAAGTTATGGTAGTAACGAAGTTCTCAAAGGCTTAAATTTAACCGTTAAAAATAATGAAGTTGTTTGTATGATTGGTCCTTCTGGCTCCGGTAAAAGTACCTTTCTCCGTTGCCTCAATAAGTTGGAAGACCCTACTTCTGGCAAAGTTGTCGTTGACGGTTATGATATTTCTGATTCTAAAACCGATATGAATAAGGTGCGCGAAGGTATTGGCATGGTATTCCAACACTTCAACCTTTTCCCAAACCTAACTGTGTTAGAAAACGTCATGTTGGCACCAATTGAGCTTAAAAAAGCAACTAAAGAAGCGGCCGCAAAAGAAGCACGATCCCTATTAGCTGAAGTTGGTTTAGCTGAAAAAGCTGACGCTTACCCAACTTCCTTATCTGGTGGGCAAGAACAACGAGTGGCGATTGCCCGCGCACTAGCCATGCACCCGGACATCATGTTGTTCGACGAACCAACCTCAGCACTTGATCCCGAAATGGTCGGTGATGTCTTAGACGTTATGAAAAAATTAGCCGAACAAGGTATGACCATGATCGTTGTCACCCATGAGATGGGCTTCGCCAAAGAAGTCGCTGATCGCGTTGTCTTCATGGCTGACGGTCACATCATGGAAGAAGGCGATCCGCAACAGATTTTTGACCATCCGCAAAATCCACGGACCCAAGACTTCTTACGTAAAGTACTTAACGCTTAA
- a CDS encoding amino acid ABC transporter substrate-binding protein/permease — protein MRKKLIWFALLCSTVFGAILATTTSSQAAEKTYTIGTDITYAPFDFQGSNGKYTGIDIDLIKAIAKEENIKIQLKPVGFNAAVQAVEANQMDGVIAGMTITSERKQQFDFSDPYYYAGEVMAVAKNSNIKSLKDLRGKNVALKVGTQGAVYAKSLQKKYGFKITEFDQSNDMYNDVVTGNSVAAFEDYPVMAYGIQNGIDLKIVTKPAAGGNYGFAVKKGENPELLAKFNHGLKALKKNGQYDKIIAKYLGKASVAKATATAKKQDNSLWGLVKQNKSALGSGLLQTLYLTVISIILATIFGVIIGLMQVVPAKWANWTSSTLIYIFRGMPLLVLALFIYIGVPNLTGNKISAFLAGIITLTLNEGAYTAAFVSGGIQAVDRGQMEAARSLGLPYGKAMRRVILPQGIKIMIPSFINQFIITLKDTSILSVIGILELTQTGKIIIARNLQGFKVWTIVAIMYIVIITLLTWLSKAVERRINK, from the coding sequence ATGCGTAAAAAGTTAATTTGGTTCGCGCTGTTATGTTCCACCGTATTCGGCGCGATATTGGCGACCACCACTTCCAGCCAAGCCGCAGAAAAAACATATACCATTGGAACGGATATTACATACGCCCCATTCGATTTTCAGGGTTCTAATGGTAAATATACTGGGATCGACATTGATTTGATCAAAGCGATCGCTAAGGAAGAAAATATCAAGATCCAGCTTAAACCAGTCGGCTTTAATGCTGCTGTCCAAGCCGTCGAAGCCAATCAGATGGATGGTGTCATTGCCGGCATGACGATCACCAGCGAACGCAAGCAACAATTTGACTTCTCTGATCCTTATTACTACGCCGGTGAAGTCATGGCCGTTGCTAAAAATAGTAACATCAAGTCACTAAAAGATCTCCGCGGCAAAAACGTCGCCTTAAAAGTTGGGACGCAAGGCGCGGTCTACGCCAAGTCGTTGCAAAAGAAGTACGGTTTTAAGATCACTGAATTTGATCAATCAAATGATATGTATAATGATGTTGTCACCGGCAATTCTGTTGCTGCTTTTGAAGATTATCCAGTTATGGCTTACGGGATTCAGAATGGTATTGATCTGAAAATCGTGACCAAACCAGCGGCCGGTGGTAATTATGGCTTTGCCGTTAAAAAAGGTGAAAATCCTGAGTTACTGGCCAAATTCAACCACGGTTTAAAAGCATTAAAGAAGAATGGGCAGTACGACAAGATCATCGCCAAATATTTAGGCAAAGCTAGTGTTGCTAAAGCCACCGCAACTGCTAAGAAACAAGACAATAGTTTATGGGGCTTAGTAAAGCAAAATAAAAGTGCTTTAGGTAGTGGCTTGTTACAAACCTTGTACCTTACTGTTATTTCAATTATTCTTGCGACAATTTTTGGGGTCATCATCGGCTTAATGCAAGTCGTCCCTGCAAAATGGGCTAACTGGACTTCCAGTACATTGATCTATATTTTCCGTGGTATGCCATTACTGGTGTTGGCCTTATTTATTTACATTGGTGTCCCTAATTTAACGGGTAACAAGATCTCTGCATTTCTCGCGGGTATCATTACCTTAACACTAAACGAAGGCGCGTATACTGCAGCTTTTGTCAGTGGTGGGATTCAAGCCGTTGATCGTGGTCAAATGGAAGCCGCGCGTAGTTTAGGCCTCCCTTATGGCAAAGCTATGCGGCGCGTCATTTTACCACAAGGGATCAAGATCATGATTCCATCATTTATCAATCAATTTATTATTACCTTAAAGGATACTTCGATCTTATCTGTTATTGGTATCCTCGAATTGACCCAAACCGGTAAAATCATCATCGCCCGTAACCTCCAAGGCTTTAAAGTTTGGACGATCGTCGCGATCATGTATATCGTTATCATCACCCTATTGACCTGGCTGTCTAAAGCCGTTGAAAGGAGAATCAACAAATGA
- a CDS encoding GNAT family N-acetyltransferase: MIRPAEKKDAAAVVPIINIVLEEMELPFLDHVDQATFFKVLAQAFQTEDYRYSYRHGLVNEREGKVVGVAFGYPETAEAHIDDALQPFLPQLGVAADDKVFADKEAFPGEWYLDTLSVASEHQHQGVGSELLKAIPAVARQQGLTKVGLNVDVANPNARKLYDKMGFQVVGQVKLAGHDYEHMQLNV; encoded by the coding sequence ATGATTCGACCAGCTGAAAAAAAGGATGCCGCAGCGGTAGTCCCGATTATTAACATTGTCTTAGAAGAAATGGAATTACCATTTTTAGACCACGTTGACCAAGCAACGTTTTTTAAAGTGTTGGCGCAAGCCTTTCAAACTGAAGATTATCGTTATAGTTACCGTCACGGTTTGGTCAATGAACGTGAAGGCAAAGTTGTTGGAGTGGCTTTTGGATATCCAGAGACTGCAGAAGCGCATATTGATGATGCGTTACAGCCATTTTTACCGCAGCTAGGAGTTGCTGCTGATGACAAAGTGTTCGCTGACAAAGAAGCGTTTCCTGGTGAATGGTATTTAGATACGCTATCAGTCGCCAGTGAGCATCAGCATCAAGGTGTTGGTAGTGAATTATTAAAGGCTATACCAGCGGTAGCACGCCAACAAGGGCTGACTAAGGTGGGCCTAAATGTCGACGTGGCTAATCCGAATGCCCGTAAATTATACGATAAAATGGGTTTTCAAGTAGTCGGTCAGGTTAAGTTGGCCGGGCATGATTACGAACATATGCAATTGAACGTTTAA
- a CDS encoding LURP-one-related/scramblase family protein, with the protein MLRLYIKEQLMATKGVPLIVRDEKNNPVYLITGRWGLRQDAFTLYTIGGRYVAEIKQTTLGLFPRFDLYLGKEKVGAVKKMYGVWHQFQFVSELNWIIMGDLTNHHYKIYHRTETLLVLDKVILADGDYYELAITHPEDAPICLLLSLVLDHWSIRRDKSPLKRGVTNPIYDV; encoded by the coding sequence TTGTTGCGTTTATACATCAAAGAACAATTGATGGCCACTAAAGGTGTACCGTTGATCGTTCGCGATGAAAAAAATAATCCCGTGTACTTGATCACTGGTCGTTGGGGCTTACGCCAAGACGCCTTTACTTTGTATACGATCGGCGGTCGTTACGTCGCTGAAATCAAACAAACGACCTTAGGCCTATTCCCTCGTTTCGACCTTTATCTGGGTAAAGAAAAAGTCGGTGCAGTCAAGAAAATGTATGGTGTCTGGCATCAATTTCAGTTCGTCAGCGAACTGAATTGGATCATTATGGGTGATCTGACCAATCATCATTACAAAATCTATCACCGCACCGAAACGTTACTGGTATTGGATAAAGTAATTTTAGCCGATGGTGATTACTATGAATTGGCAATTACCCATCCCGAGGACGCACCAATCTGCCTGCTACTCAGTTTGGTCTTAGATCATTGGTCCATTCGACGTGATAAATCACCACTAAAACGTGGTGTAACCAATCCAATTTATGATGTTTAA
- a CDS encoding Cof-type HAD-IIB family hydrolase, with protein MISLIASDMDGTLLNEKMTVPPENAAAIKKAAQRGIKFIVATGRSYGEAKPLIESVGIEAPIIAMNGAQVFDEQGKVISTVSINKTVIRKIFHLLKSKGLYFEVMTNQGTVSDSKMRRIQNVASLLVDLQTTDSFKIAVSLASARLELMNITYVDSYEKLLDDPKVTILKVIAFSAEKQKVLQPVTKELMTLGNLAIAASSASNIEINHSNAQKGIALETYAKSLNIPMTQVMSIGDNLNDASMLEAASVSFAMGNATEEIKEVARYLTDTNVNHGVGKAIERAITENLS; from the coding sequence GTGATCTCACTTATTGCATCCGATATGGATGGTACCCTACTTAACGAAAAAATGACCGTCCCACCAGAAAATGCCGCTGCAATCAAAAAAGCAGCCCAACGGGGGATCAAATTTATTGTTGCCACTGGCCGTAGCTATGGTGAAGCAAAACCTTTGATCGAGAGCGTTGGTATCGAGGCACCAATCATTGCCATGAATGGTGCACAAGTTTTTGATGAACAAGGCAAGGTTATTAGCACCGTTAGCATCAATAAAACCGTTATTCGCAAGATCTTTCATTTGCTCAAATCAAAGGGCTTATACTTTGAAGTGATGACCAATCAAGGCACTGTCTCTGACAGTAAAATGCGCCGCATTCAAAACGTTGCATCACTGTTAGTCGATCTGCAAACAACCGATAGCTTTAAGATTGCGGTCTCACTGGCCTCAGCGCGCTTGGAGTTAATGAATATCACTTACGTTGATTCCTACGAAAAACTATTGGACGACCCTAAAGTGACGATTCTGAAGGTAATTGCCTTCAGCGCAGAGAAACAAAAGGTACTACAGCCGGTCACTAAAGAGTTAATGACCCTAGGTAATTTAGCAATTGCTGCTAGCTCAGCCAGCAATATCGAAATCAATCACAGCAACGCACAAAAAGGTATTGCCTTAGAAACTTACGCTAAAAGTCTAAACATTCCGATGACGCAAGTGATGTCGATCGGTGATAATTTAAATGATGCTTCAATGCTGGAAGCAGCCAGCGTGAGTTTTGCTATGGGTAATGCAACTGAAGAAATCAAAGAAGTTGCCCGCTACCTGACAGATACTAACGTTAATCATGGTGTCGGCAAAGCCATCGAACGGGCGATCACCGAGAATTTAAGCTAG
- a CDS encoding uracil-DNA glycosylase — protein sequence MKTIIHNDWQTVLEPEFEQAYYAQLHQFLKQEYATQTVYPDMYHIFTAFEWTPFSQVKVVILGQDPYHNPNQGMGVSFAVRPGVRLPPSLQNIYKELQDDLGIAPVEHGYLKSWADQGVLLLNSVLTVRRGQAFSHKGKGWEQLTDKAIEKLSQRGKVVFILWGNAAKAKRALIDETKNVVLTAAHPSPFSARYGFFGSHPFSQTNAALEKFGETPIDWRLPAHVDEDQPTA from the coding sequence ATGAAAACAATTATTCATAATGATTGGCAAACTGTTTTGGAGCCAGAATTTGAACAGGCGTACTACGCACAGTTACATCAATTTTTAAAACAAGAATACGCTACACAAACGGTTTATCCTGACATGTATCACATTTTTACAGCTTTTGAATGGACGCCGTTTAGTCAGGTCAAGGTGGTTATATTAGGCCAAGATCCTTATCATAATCCAAATCAGGGGATGGGGGTCAGTTTTGCGGTGCGTCCTGGTGTCCGCTTACCACCATCGTTGCAGAATATTTATAAGGAATTGCAGGATGATCTCGGTATTGCGCCGGTGGAACACGGCTATTTGAAATCGTGGGCCGATCAAGGCGTGCTGCTGTTAAATTCTGTGTTGACGGTTCGGCGTGGTCAGGCTTTTTCGCACAAAGGTAAAGGTTGGGAACAGTTGACCGACAAAGCAATTGAAAAATTATCGCAGCGCGGGAAAGTCGTCTTTATTCTCTGGGGTAATGCCGCTAAAGCTAAGCGTGCTTTGATCGATGAGACGAAAAACGTGGTACTGACGGCGGCACATCCGAGTCCGTTTTCTGCTCGGTATGGTTTTTTTGGTTCGCACCCATTTTCACAAACAAATGCGGCTTTAGAAAAATTTGGCGAAACGCCGATCGACTGGCGTTTACCGGCACATGTGGACGAAGATCAGCCAACAGCTTAA